The DNA sequence CGCTACCGGCGTGGTCTCTGGTATAAGATTGATCTGGGCGACACCCAGGGGTGGGTGGCCGGGCATTTGGTAGACCCGAAGTTTTCTCTGCCGGCGGTGCATTTTATGGCCGGACTGTACCGCTACCGGGCCGGGAATTATCGGGCCGCCATAAAAGAATTTACCAGCTTTCGGGAGGAATCATATACGTTAGGCGACCGTGCCAATCTAGCCACATCTATGCAGTTCAAGGGTGCTGCCCAATTGTTCCTGAAGGATGCTTCCGGTGCTTTGGATAGTTTTAGTTATGCGGTGGAGTTGACTCCTTTTGACCCTGCCGCCTATAATCTTGAGGCCTTGGCTATATTGTGTACCAAAGGGCAATTAGTCGGTACAGCCTTGTATAATCTGGAACGGGCCCTGAAATTGGATAGTCGCAATCCCCGCACCCTTGCACTGATTAGCGTACTCCAAGAAGCACTGGTGAAAGGTAAGCACCGTTCCCATATAGAATCTCGTTTTGAGTCACCGGAGAAATTAGCCAAGAAGTTGCAGCAGTTGCGGGAGCAGGCCGGCTTGACTCAACCCTAAGAGCACCGCGTTTCCGTTTTTTGTTTTCCGGTTTCCGGTTGAAAGATTTTAGCATAAAGGTTAAGGTAAGGGCAATTGATTACCTTCCCAAGCGATTCTGTAAGAAGACTGGCGCACGGCTTCTGCGGGCAATGGTTTTTCCCGCTGGCGGCACCGGGCAACTCAAAAGAAATACCCTCGAATTTGTCGAAACAAACCTGACCAAGAGACCTAATCTCCAACCCTGCGGCGGCAACATCTCGCTCCGTTGCCGAAGAGGTAGCCATGGCAGATACTTTGGAGACCAGAATCACCCTCCTCGTTCAGACAGTATGGTCCTTGCTCAAGGAGACCTATCAAGAGTGGAGCACTGACAACGCCCCGCAATTAGGAGCGGCATTGGCGTTTTATACCATTTTTTCACTGGCCCCGATCTTAATCATCATCATGGCGGTAGTCGGCTTTTTTTTGGGAAAGGAATCGGTTCAGATCTATCTGATGCAGGAGTTGACCGGATTTGTTGGTCTTGAAAATGCCAAGAATATCATGCATATTGTCCAAAGAAGTTATAAACCGGGTTCCGGCCTGACAGCCACCATAACCGCCATTTCCCTGATGCTCCTGGGATCGACGACTATTTTTGTCACCCTAAAAAATGCCTTGAACACCATGTGGGGCGTCAAGTATCAACCCGCTGGCTTGGTGAATTCGATCATCGACAGACTAAAGTCTTTTTTCACGGTTATCCTTGTCGGCCTGGTCCTTTTCTTGTCCATGCTTATTAGTTCAGTGGTGGCGATGGCGGATTCATTCATCGGGATGTACTTTCCTCTGCCGGTAATACTCGTCCAAACTCTTAACACCGGCTTATCCCTGCTGCTGTTTACCCTCATGTTTGCGCTCTTGTTCAAGGTGTTGCCGGATGTCAGGCTGTCATGGCGGGCGGTCGGGGTCGGGGCGGGAATCACCGCTCTCCTCTTCGGGTTGGGGAAGAATCTTTTAGGGGCGTATCTGGCCCGCACCAGCGTTAGTTCGGCCTACGGCGCCGCCGGCTCCATGGTGGTTCTGCTCCTTTGGGTCTACTATTCCGCCCAGATAATCTTTATTGGTGCTGAATTTACCCAGGTATATGCCAG is a window from the Desulfobacca acetoxidans DSM 11109 genome containing:
- a CDS encoding YihY/virulence factor BrkB family protein; amino-acid sequence: MADTLETRITLLVQTVWSLLKETYQEWSTDNAPQLGAALAFYTIFSLAPILIIIMAVVGFFLGKESVQIYLMQELTGFVGLENAKNIMHIVQRSYKPGSGLTATITAISLMLLGSTTIFVTLKNALNTMWGVKYQPAGLVNSIIDRLKSFFTVILVGLVLFLSMLISSVVAMADSFIGMYFPLPVILVQTLNTGLSLLLFTLMFALLFKVLPDVRLSWRAVGVGAGITALLFGLGKNLLGAYLARTSVSSAYGAAGSMVVLLLWVYYSAQIIFIGAEFTQVYARKFGMAIEPRQGVGLEAADKSVSRFL